A stretch of Mytilus edulis chromosome 11, xbMytEdul2.2, whole genome shotgun sequence DNA encodes these proteins:
- the LOC139496394 gene encoding F-box only protein 31-like isoform X3: MTVLLTNLPPELIIRILKDLPSRDIGRLSGTCTQLRSICRTDIVWQKLCQQICDIEVEEWDTTYYNIYTKVLHRYGRCLGLWRRNMRPYGGLIQVKVDNGRLLATEYKPPYVSDIHGPLRPKKVYSISINKSKNRTEILCLHGYGEAHPGSIEFETEESDVVFKCCQMSSHAHPKGSSVELSTMIKEETNKHTIPFTIDDQKRLECYMKNVQKYRLTRIEVQRPDPVYPIQPGLFLAHYSAHGIEIFLLKYDIIKKEAEVIKITGDPNVPAGETSIFINLRKPMQLTKDQQLDVNSLLLLEEEDIPDSDDVQPRNQPFVIPPGFSTFLDDFTPTTCEYRYLSKGRVAGTGYTNPSFSMFLL; this comes from the exons ATGACAGTACTTTTAACAAATTTACCACCAGAATTGATCATCAGAATACTTAAAGATTTACCCAGCAGAGATATAGGACGTTTAAGTGGGACCTGTACACAACTTAGATCAATATGTAGAACTGATATTGTATGGCAGAAACTGTGTCAGCAAA TTTGTGATATAGAAGTGGAGGAATGGGACACaacatattataatatttatacaaaAG TTCTACACAGATATGGGAGATGTCTAGGGTTATGGAGAAGGAACATGAGGCCCTATGGTGGACTGATACAAGTTAAA GTAGACAATGGCAGACTTTTAGCAACAGAATACAAACCACCGTATGTATCGGACATTCACGGGCCATTACGTCCTAAGAAAGTGTATAGTATCAGCATTAATAAATCTAAGAATCGAACAGAGATACTGTGTTTACATGGATATGGTGAGGCACATCCAGGGAGTATAGAATTT GAAACAGAAGAATCTGATGTTGTATTTAAGTGTTGCCAGATGTCAAGCCATGCTCATCCTAAGGGTTCCTCTGTT GAGTTATCTACCATGATTAAGGAGGAGACAAATAAACACACCATACCATTTACAATAGATGATCAGAAAAGATTAGAGTGCTACATGAAGAATGT TCAGAAATATAGACTTACACGTATAGAAGTCCAGAGACCTGACCCAGTATACCCGATACAGCCTGGTCTGTTTCTAGCACATTACAGTGCTCATGGGATAGAAATATTCCTGTTGAAATATGATATTATTAAGAAAGAAGCTGAGGTCATCAAAATTACA GGTGATCCTAATGTACCTGCAGGGGAGACCAGTATCTTCATTAACTTACGTAAACCTATGCAGCTGACTAAAGACCAACAGTTAGATGTCAACAGTTTGTTACTTTTAGAGGAGGAGGATATACCTGATTCAGATGATGTACAACCTAGAAACCAGCCATTTGTGATACCTCCAGGTTTTTCCACCTTTTTAGATGATTTTACACCAACCACATGCGAGTACAG GTACTTGTCTAAAGGGAGAGTGGCAGGAACTGGATACACTAATCCCTCATTTAGTATGTTTCTGTTGTAG
- the LOC139496394 gene encoding F-box only protein 31-like isoform X2 — MTVLLTNLPPELIIRILKDLPSRDIGRLSGTCTQLRSICRTDIVWQKLCQQICDIEVEEWDTTYYNIYTKVLHRYGRCLGLWRRNMRPYGGLIQVKVDNGRLLATEYKPPYVSDIHGPLRPKKVYSISINKSKNRTEILCLHGYGEAHPGSIEFETEESDVVFKCCQMSSHAHPKGSSVELSTMIKEETNKHTIPFTIDDQKRLECYMKNVQKYRLTRIEVQRPDPVYPIQPGLFLAHYSAHGIEIFLLKYDIIKKEAEVIKITGDPNVPAGETSIFINLRKPMQLTKDQQLDVNSLLLLEEEDIPDSDDVQPRNQPFVIPPGFSTFLDDFTPTTCEYRYLSKGRVAGTGYTNPSFSPGHFSVQSQDTFYYLWLLMHCIFGYYRIKDFI; from the exons ATGACAGTACTTTTAACAAATTTACCACCAGAATTGATCATCAGAATACTTAAAGATTTACCCAGCAGAGATATAGGACGTTTAAGTGGGACCTGTACACAACTTAGATCAATATGTAGAACTGATATTGTATGGCAGAAACTGTGTCAGCAAA TTTGTGATATAGAAGTGGAGGAATGGGACACaacatattataatatttatacaaaAG TTCTACACAGATATGGGAGATGTCTAGGGTTATGGAGAAGGAACATGAGGCCCTATGGTGGACTGATACAAGTTAAA GTAGACAATGGCAGACTTTTAGCAACAGAATACAAACCACCGTATGTATCGGACATTCACGGGCCATTACGTCCTAAGAAAGTGTATAGTATCAGCATTAATAAATCTAAGAATCGAACAGAGATACTGTGTTTACATGGATATGGTGAGGCACATCCAGGGAGTATAGAATTT GAAACAGAAGAATCTGATGTTGTATTTAAGTGTTGCCAGATGTCAAGCCATGCTCATCCTAAGGGTTCCTCTGTT GAGTTATCTACCATGATTAAGGAGGAGACAAATAAACACACCATACCATTTACAATAGATGATCAGAAAAGATTAGAGTGCTACATGAAGAATGT TCAGAAATATAGACTTACACGTATAGAAGTCCAGAGACCTGACCCAGTATACCCGATACAGCCTGGTCTGTTTCTAGCACATTACAGTGCTCATGGGATAGAAATATTCCTGTTGAAATATGATATTATTAAGAAAGAAGCTGAGGTCATCAAAATTACA GGTGATCCTAATGTACCTGCAGGGGAGACCAGTATCTTCATTAACTTACGTAAACCTATGCAGCTGACTAAAGACCAACAGTTAGATGTCAACAGTTTGTTACTTTTAGAGGAGGAGGATATACCTGATTCAGATGATGTACAACCTAGAAACCAGCCATTTGTGATACCTCCAGGTTTTTCCACCTTTTTAGATGATTTTACACCAACCACATGCGAGTACAG GTACTTGTCTAAAGGGAGAGTGGCAGGAACTGGATACACCAATCCCTCATTTAGTCCAGGACATTTCAGTGTACAGTCCCAAGATACTTTTTATTATCTATGGTTGTTGATGCATTGTATATTTGGTTATTACAGAATAaaagattttatataa
- the LOC139496394 gene encoding F-box only protein 31-like isoform X1, translating to MTVLLTNLPPELIIRILKDLPSRDIGRLSGTCTQLRSICRTDIVWQKLCQQICDIEVEEWDTTYYNIYTKVLHRYGRCLGLWRRNMRPYGGLIQVKVDNGRLLATEYKPPYVSDIHGPLRPKKVYSISINKSKNRTEILCLHGYGEAHPGSIEFETEESDVVFKCCQMSSHAHPKGSSVELSTMIKEETNKHTIPFTIDDQKRLECYMKNVQKYRLTRIEVQRPDPVYPIQPGLFLAHYSAHGIEIFLLKYDIIKKEAEVIKITGDPNVPAGETSIFINLRKPMQLTKDQQLDVNSLLLLEEEDIPDSDDVQPRNQPFVIPPGFSTFLDDFTPTTCEYRYFARGRIAGDDYRDPDLISVHVVPFEVHGVFFVLWFKFWDMDGFYRIKDINI from the exons ATGACAGTACTTTTAACAAATTTACCACCAGAATTGATCATCAGAATACTTAAAGATTTACCCAGCAGAGATATAGGACGTTTAAGTGGGACCTGTACACAACTTAGATCAATATGTAGAACTGATATTGTATGGCAGAAACTGTGTCAGCAAA TTTGTGATATAGAAGTGGAGGAATGGGACACaacatattataatatttatacaaaAG TTCTACACAGATATGGGAGATGTCTAGGGTTATGGAGAAGGAACATGAGGCCCTATGGTGGACTGATACAAGTTAAA GTAGACAATGGCAGACTTTTAGCAACAGAATACAAACCACCGTATGTATCGGACATTCACGGGCCATTACGTCCTAAGAAAGTGTATAGTATCAGCATTAATAAATCTAAGAATCGAACAGAGATACTGTGTTTACATGGATATGGTGAGGCACATCCAGGGAGTATAGAATTT GAAACAGAAGAATCTGATGTTGTATTTAAGTGTTGCCAGATGTCAAGCCATGCTCATCCTAAGGGTTCCTCTGTT GAGTTATCTACCATGATTAAGGAGGAGACAAATAAACACACCATACCATTTACAATAGATGATCAGAAAAGATTAGAGTGCTACATGAAGAATGT TCAGAAATATAGACTTACACGTATAGAAGTCCAGAGACCTGACCCAGTATACCCGATACAGCCTGGTCTGTTTCTAGCACATTACAGTGCTCATGGGATAGAAATATTCCTGTTGAAATATGATATTATTAAGAAAGAAGCTGAGGTCATCAAAATTACA GGTGATCCTAATGTACCTGCAGGGGAGACCAGTATCTTCATTAACTTACGTAAACCTATGCAGCTGACTAAAGACCAACAGTTAGATGTCAACAGTTTGTTACTTTTAGAGGAGGAGGATATACCTGATTCAGATGATGTACAACCTAGAAACCAGCCATTTGTGATACCTCCAGGTTTTTCCACCTTTTTAGATGATTTTACACCAACCACATGCGAGTACAG ATATTTTGCAAGAGGACGTATTGCAGGTGATGATTACAGGGATCCAGACCTTATTTCAGTCCATGTTGTTCCTTTTGAGGTCCATGGCGTTTTCTTTGTTTTATGGTTCAAATTTTGGGACATGGACGGTTTCTACAGAATAAAAGATATCaacatataa